A single window of Methanoculleus oceani DNA harbors:
- a CDS encoding alpha/beta fold hydrolase, producing the protein MPTIRTKDNTQIYYKDWGSGQPVVFSHGWPLSSDAWEDQMIFLADHGYRCIAHDRRGHGRSDQPWNGNDMDTYADDLATLVEALDIRDAIHIGHSTGGGEVARYIGRHGTDRVAKTVLIDAVPPHMLKTAANPGGIPIEAFDEVRAAVLADRSQYFKDFSSPFYGANRPGSRVSQGLRDTFWLQSVTAGHKAVYDCIKAFSETDFTEDLKKFDVPTLIIHGDDDQIVPIGVSAMLSSRIVRGAILKVYPGAPHGICSTHKDQINADLLAFIKGERVPDISMESRMEPAAGAR; encoded by the coding sequence CAGATTTACTATAAGGATTGGGGAAGCGGACAGCCGGTGGTCTTCAGTCATGGCTGGCCGCTGAGTTCGGATGCCTGGGAAGACCAGATGATCTTCCTGGCCGACCATGGATATCGTTGCATTGCCCATGACCGTCGCGGTCATGGACGATCCGACCAGCCCTGGAACGGGAACGACATGGACACCTACGCGGATGACCTCGCGACCCTGGTCGAAGCGCTCGACATCAGGGATGCGATCCACATCGGCCATTCCACAGGAGGTGGCGAAGTCGCCCGCTACATCGGTCGCCACGGCACTGACCGTGTGGCGAAAACTGTGTTGATCGACGCGGTGCCGCCTCATATGCTCAAAACGGCTGCCAACCCCGGCGGGATCCCGATAGAGGCCTTCGATGAGGTCCGTGCTGCTGTCCTCGCCGACCGTTCGCAGTACTTCAAGGACTTTAGTTCCCCGTTCTATGGTGCCAATCGGCCGGGTTCCAGGGTCTCGCAGGGTCTTCGGGACACGTTCTGGCTTCAGAGTGTGACGGCCGGACATAAAGCCGTATACGACTGCATCAAGGCCTTCTCCGAGACTGATTTTACTGAAGACCTCAAGAAGTTCGATGTCCCGACCCTCATTATCCACGGCGACGACGATCAGATCGTGCCCATCGGAGTCTCCGCAATGCTTTCATCCAGGATAGTCAGAGGCGCCATTCTCAAAGTATATCCGGGCGCTCCGCACGGCATCTGTTCGACCCACAAGGACCAGATCAATGCGGATCTGCTCGCGTTCATCAAGGGTGAGAGGGTCCCCGATATATCCATGGAGTCCAGGATGGAGCCGGCCGCAGGGGCGAGATAG
- a CDS encoding EFR1 family ferrodoxin (N-terminal region resembles flavodoxins. C-terminal ferrodoxin region binds two 4Fe-4S clusters.), translating into MKTESVKLVYFSPTGTTKAVVLGIARGLNPANVELLDITRPDARKQPLKTSEKELLIIGVPVYMGRVPALVTEWLHAMKAQNTPAVCVVVYGNRAYEDALLELKDILAKCGCKPVAGAAFIGEHSFSTDETPTAVGRPDSGDLEHAELFGQKIWEKLQSVSSADRISEVIIPGCHPYRVEPCHPYRRDSIFWNVDFIAVSDACIQCGICAERCPVGAIDPENSRAIDTENCITCCACIKHCPEHARTMKPGLVRDASLRLYTLYNERKEPEYFL; encoded by the coding sequence ATGAAAACGGAATCCGTGAAACTGGTTTACTTTTCGCCTACTGGAACGACAAAAGCGGTTGTTTTGGGCATTGCACGCGGATTGAATCCCGCCAACGTGGAATTGCTGGATATTACCCGACCCGATGCGAGAAAACAGCCACTAAAAACATCGGAAAAAGAACTACTCATTATCGGCGTGCCGGTATATATGGGAAGGGTGCCGGCACTGGTAACCGAATGGCTGCACGCGATGAAAGCCCAAAATACGCCTGCAGTATGTGTCGTCGTCTATGGTAATCGTGCATATGAAGATGCACTCCTCGAGCTGAAAGATATCCTGGCTAAGTGCGGATGTAAACCGGTCGCCGGCGCAGCATTTATCGGGGAGCATTCGTTTTCCACCGACGAAACACCGACCGCCGTGGGTCGCCCGGATTCGGGGGACCTGGAACATGCAGAATTATTCGGGCAGAAGATATGGGAAAAACTTCAGTCTGTTTCATCAGCCGACCGGATTTCTGAAGTAATAATCCCCGGCTGTCATCCGTATCGGGTAGAGCCGTGCCATCCTTACCGGAGAGATTCGATATTCTGGAATGTTGATTTCATTGCGGTCAGCGATGCGTGCATACAGTGCGGGATTTGTGCAGAGAGATGCCCTGTCGGTGCCATCGATCCGGAAAACAGCAGGGCGATCGACACTGAAAACTGCATCACGTGCTGCGCCTGCATCAAACACTGTCCCGAGCATGCGAGAACGATGAAACCCGGTCTGGTCAGGGACGCTTCACTGCGCCTTTATACGCTTTATAACGAGCGAAAGGAGCCGGAATACTTCCTGTGA
- the nudC gene encoding NAD(+) diphosphatase: MEHRPFYAVHPLLPVYPEPEDPSPARKRWILVRDGSVLFKSNPASGTVLMPNPLPAGLACGAPVYLGTRDDIIYYAAEVPAGATPPGGWQQSPVRELSGKVSDSDMAVASYAVRILDFDRSNTFCGRCGAKTRPLTTERARICTACSRIVYPRISPAIIVLIKKGEEVLLARSPRSPPGVFSVIAGFNEPGENLEQTVHREVGEEVGVAVQNLRYFGSEPWPFPDSLMIGFVADHAGGEIRIDNREIEAAGWFTRGTLPPVPSKASISRALIEAWIRREV, from the coding sequence ATGGAGCACCGCCCATTCTACGCTGTCCATCCCCTCCTCCCGGTCTACCCCGAACCGGAGGACCCGTCGCCTGCACGGAAACGCTGGATCCTGGTCCGGGACGGTTCCGTGCTCTTCAAGAGCAACCCGGCATCCGGCACCGTTCTCATGCCGAACCCGCTCCCCGCCGGTCTGGCGTGCGGTGCGCCGGTGTATCTCGGCACCCGCGACGACATCATCTATTACGCAGCCGAGGTCCCTGCCGGTGCCACGCCGCCGGGCGGCTGGCAGCAGTCGCCGGTCCGGGAACTTTCCGGAAAGGTTTCGGACAGCGACATGGCCGTTGCCTCCTATGCCGTGCGGATCCTTGACTTCGACCGGTCGAATACCTTCTGCGGCAGGTGCGGTGCAAAAACCCGCCCGCTCACGACCGAGCGGGCACGGATCTGCACGGCCTGCAGCCGCATCGTCTACCCCCGGATCTCCCCCGCCATCATCGTGCTGATTAAAAAGGGGGAGGAGGTCCTGCTCGCCCGTTCCCCCCGCTCCCCGCCGGGGGTCTTCTCGGTCATCGCCGGCTTCAATGAACCCGGTGAGAACCTCGAGCAGACCGTCCACCGCGAAGTCGGCGAGGAAGTCGGCGTTGCGGTGCAAAATCTCCGGTACTTCGGGAGCGAGCCATGGCCGTTTCCCGATTCGCTCATGATCGGCTTTGTCGCAGACCATGCCGGAGGAGAGATCCGGATCGACAACCGGGAGATTGAAGCCGCCGGCTGGTTTACCCGCGGCACCCTGCCCCCCGTTCCCTCGAAGGCGAGCATCTCGCGGGCGCTCATCGAGGCCTGGATCCGGCGGGAGGTCTGA
- a CDS encoding flavodoxin family protein, giving the protein MTKVIAINGSPRRDGNTSILMRHIIEELEKEGITTEEVNLGGCVARGCTACMKCRENQDGHCVFDDDTVNTCIDKMVEADGIILGSPVYFLDVTAEMKGLIDRAGFVAMANRDLFQRKVGVAVTVMRRAGATAALNTMINFMVFSGMIIPGKPVIGLGREIGAVNRDEEGIGRAHDTGKNMAWLLKALEASRES; this is encoded by the coding sequence ATGACGAAAGTGATCGCGATCAACGGCAGCCCCCGGAGAGATGGAAACACTTCCATTCTGATGAGACATATCATAGAAGAACTTGAAAAAGAAGGTATCACCACTGAAGAAGTGAATCTGGGCGGATGCGTGGCACGGGGATGTACTGCCTGCATGAAATGTCGGGAGAATCAGGACGGACATTGTGTTTTTGACGATGATACCGTCAACACCTGCATCGACAAAATGGTCGAAGCGGATGGGATTATTCTCGGTTCACCGGTGTACTTCCTGGACGTCACGGCCGAGATGAAGGGATTGATCGACCGGGCAGGGTTTGTAGCAATGGCCAATAGAGACCTTTTCCAGCGCAAGGTCGGCGTTGCAGTAACCGTAATGCGCAGGGCCGGAGCCACCGCCGCTCTGAATACGATGATCAACTTCATGGTATTTTCCGGCATGATCATCCCGGGCAAACCCGTTATCGGCCTTGGGAGAGAGATCGGAGCTGTTAATCGGGATGAGGAGGGAATCGGGCGTGCCCATGATACCGGAAAGAACATGGCGTGGCTGCTTAAAGCGCTTGAGGCCTCGCGTGAATCATAA
- a CDS encoding TetR/AcrR family transcriptional regulator, whose protein sequence is MGIADRRQREKEQRKTEIIDAAERLFFSRSYEDVSMDDIAQEVELNKATIYLYFRNKETLYATIVLRGVQILKEKYTECMEKQVPGIVKVALMGQAYYQFSQEYPDYLRMIHFYGSERFSRENPCTAEIGKGYGTCRMILADAIREGIDDGTIRADLDPFLTSMYLMISFMGILSMENKWKLVIEAEGFSYEQFTSEFFRFITPAISSGEQSHKMDVKDFPASGFFLTGSVAPEKKKGEKS, encoded by the coding sequence ATGGGAATAGCCGATAGACGACAACGAGAAAAGGAACAGCGAAAGACCGAGATCATAGATGCAGCCGAGCGTCTCTTTTTTTCCCGGAGTTACGAAGATGTTTCCATGGATGATATCGCCCAAGAGGTCGAACTGAATAAGGCTACCATCTATCTGTATTTTAGAAATAAGGAGACACTTTACGCTACTATTGTTCTCCGTGGCGTCCAGATCCTCAAGGAAAAATATACGGAATGCATGGAGAAACAGGTTCCCGGAATCGTCAAGGTAGCCCTGATGGGCCAGGCCTATTATCAGTTCTCACAGGAATACCCCGACTATCTTCGAATGATCCATTTTTACGGTTCTGAGCGTTTTTCCAGAGAGAACCCGTGTACCGCAGAGATTGGAAAGGGATATGGTACCTGCCGTATGATCCTGGCGGATGCGATCCGGGAGGGTATCGATGACGGCACAATACGAGCCGATCTCGATCCGTTCCTGACTTCGATGTATCTTATGATCTCCTTCATGGGTATCCTCTCCATGGAAAACAAATGGAAACTGGTGATCGAGGCGGAAGGGTTCAGTTACGAACAGTTCACGAGTGAATTCTTCCGCTTCATTACTCCGGCAATTTCTTCCGGTGAGCAATCTCACAAAATGGATGTCAAGGATTTCCCAGCATCTGGATTCTTTTTAACCGGATCTGTGGCACCTGAGAAGAAAAAGGGAGAAAAATCTTAA
- a CDS encoding PAS domain-containing protein, protein MQTTEPDMEVRPEILQVLDAMEDAVILADSDMNVRTITPSMECLAGISADDARGADAARLVADRILPEADGDQRERILSLLQNRTGSGEITVRVSSAAGERWYVFSSRQVLATGDWLVRFRDVTRREAAKGEVRRRSDDLAFLSRAATELAGMPDEADVFSAIGAYLHELAPGSVVIVSAADIRAGTLSPRAFFGIEPFLPDITETFGEDLTRLSLEIPPHIRAIMTRGEIEEVKGGLQEVALGQISQEICRKFEAIAGLGAMYCIPFTWKGEIFGSAVILTRWEGGEVNFRVVEVFRSLASIALQRHRAEADLRGSEKTFRALIEKGSEFILVIDEQLTIRFASPPIERLDGFPPETLIGRHAFDMIQPEDLPRVKEVVSTLAERPGGSVQFEVRFRGPRGTHVIEASVTNLLDDPHIRGFVVNAWDITERKRTEEALRRAEREKALILDSTVEMFTYYDTDLRVLWVNRAAAAFIGREPEDLVGHRCYEIWHNRTGVCDICPVVIARETGQPQEAEITTPDGRIFLLRGYPVTDETGEIVGLIEFAQDITDRKQAEDERARLLHALEVANREANLYLDILTHDIRNANCVATLYTDLLMQVLKGEPKMYVRKMKGSIDKSTEILANVAMIRKIHLEHAPLKPIDLHGVIVSEQKNFPEAEIRYGGVSRVVRADDLLAEVFHNLIGNAVKFGGPDVVITISVETLDGSVVVTVADTGPGVPDELKESIFRRFERGRTRARGEGLGLYICRTLLERYGGRIWVEDRVTGHPEAGAAFRFTLKEVVE, encoded by the coding sequence ATGCAGACCACTGAGCCGGACATGGAGGTGCGACCCGAGATACTGCAGGTACTGGATGCCATGGAGGATGCCGTCATCCTCGCCGATTCCGACATGAACGTCCGCACCATCACCCCTTCCATGGAGTGCCTCGCCGGGATCTCCGCCGATGACGCCCGCGGTGCGGATGCGGCCCGCCTCGTCGCCGACCGAATCCTCCCGGAAGCGGATGGAGACCAGAGGGAGCGGATCCTCTCGCTGCTGCAGAACCGCACCGGGTCCGGGGAGATCACGGTCAGGGTATCCTCGGCCGCCGGGGAGCGGTGGTACGTCTTCTCCTCCCGGCAGGTGTTGGCGACCGGGGACTGGCTCGTCCGCTTCCGCGACGTCACCCGCCGGGAGGCCGCAAAAGGAGAGGTGCGGCGGAGATCGGACGATCTGGCCTTCCTCTCCCGGGCGGCGACGGAACTTGCCGGGATGCCGGACGAGGCCGACGTCTTCTCCGCCATCGGGGCCTACCTCCATGAACTCGCGCCCGGTTCCGTCGTCATCGTGAGCGCCGCCGATATCCGGGCGGGCACCCTGAGCCCGCGGGCGTTCTTCGGCATCGAGCCGTTCCTGCCGGACATCACCGAGACCTTCGGGGAGGACCTCACCAGGCTCTCGCTCGAAATCCCCCCGCATATCCGGGCAATCATGACCCGCGGCGAGATCGAGGAGGTGAAAGGAGGGCTGCAGGAAGTCGCCCTCGGGCAGATCTCGCAGGAGATCTGCCGTAAATTCGAGGCTATTGCCGGCCTCGGCGCAATGTACTGCATTCCATTCACCTGGAAAGGCGAAATCTTCGGGTCGGCCGTGATCCTCACCCGGTGGGAGGGTGGAGAGGTCAATTTCCGGGTCGTCGAGGTCTTCCGGAGCCTTGCTTCGATCGCCCTCCAGCGGCACCGGGCGGAGGCCGACCTGCGAGGGAGCGAAAAGACGTTCCGGGCTCTCATCGAGAAGGGCTCCGAGTTCATCCTCGTCATCGACGAGCAGTTAACGATCCGGTTTGCGAGCCCGCCTATCGAGCGGTTGGACGGGTTTCCACCCGAGACGCTGATCGGGAGGCATGCGTTCGATATGATCCAGCCCGAGGATCTGCCGCGGGTGAAGGAGGTGGTATCGACCCTGGCAGAGAGGCCGGGAGGGAGCGTGCAGTTCGAGGTCCGCTTCAGGGGCCCGCGCGGCACGCACGTGATCGAGGCAAGCGTGACCAACCTCCTTGACGACCCCCACATCAGGGGCTTTGTCGTGAACGCATGGGACATCACGGAGCGAAAGCGGACCGAAGAGGCCCTGCGCCGGGCAGAACGGGAAAAAGCCCTTATTCTTGACTCGACTGTCGAGATGTTTACCTACTACGACACGGATCTCAGGGTGCTCTGGGTCAACCGCGCCGCCGCCGCATTCATCGGCAGGGAACCGGAGGACCTGGTCGGGCACCGGTGCTACGAGATATGGCACAACCGTACAGGTGTCTGCGATATATGCCCCGTCGTTATTGCCCGGGAGACCGGACAGCCTCAGGAGGCCGAGATCACCACTCCCGATGGAAGGATCTTTCTCCTCCGGGGGTATCCCGTCACCGACGAGACGGGGGAGATTGTCGGTCTGATCGAGTTCGCGCAGGATATCACCGACCGCAAGCAGGCCGAGGATGAACGGGCCCGGCTCCTCCACGCTCTGGAGGTCGCAAACCGTGAGGCGAACCTGTACCTGGACATCCTCACGCACGACATCAGGAACGCCAACTGCGTCGCCACCCTGTATACCGACCTGCTGATGCAGGTCCTGAAAGGAGAGCCCAAGATGTATGTCCGGAAGATGAAGGGGAGCATCGATAAAAGTACGGAGATTCTGGCGAATGTTGCAATGATCCGCAAAATTCATCTGGAACACGCGCCGTTGAAGCCGATCGACCTTCACGGCGTGATCGTCAGCGAACAAAAGAACTTCCCCGAAGCCGAGATCAGGTACGGGGGGGTCTCTCGCGTGGTCCGGGCGGACGATCTCCTTGCCGAAGTCTTCCACAACCTCATCGGGAATGCCGTCAAATTCGGCGGCCCCGACGTCGTTATTACCATCTCGGTCGAGACGCTCGACGGCAGCGTCGTCGTCACCGTGGCCGACACCGGCCCCGGCGTTCCCGACGAACTGAAGGAGTCGATCTTCCGTCGGTTCGAACGAGGGCGGACCCGGGCACGGGGGGAGGGGCTCGGCCTCTATATCTGCCGCACGCTCCTGGAGCGTTACGGTGGGCGCATCTGGGTCGAGGATCGGGTGACCGGTCACCCGGAAGCGGGCGCTGCGTTCCGGTTCACGCTCAAGGAGGTTGTGGAATGA
- a CDS encoding DUF1848 domain-containing protein, which yields MSNSTWPKSITKVRIRGSDRSVPSISPPILSVSRSTDIPAFYSEWFIERLHKGYSVWLNPMNQKPQVINFENAKFIVFWTKNASSMLKHLSDIDNMDIRYYFQYAVNNYEREGFESNLPPLSERIASFIELSKVIGKEKVIWRFDPLILSNDITIDSLLENVKTVGDALHQYTEKLVISFVDINPYTRVRNNLNNANYEDVREFTENEMRMFSEKLAQMNEEWGLQISTCGEIIDLSDFDIMHNRCIDPELIRRICSDMPAFLTYINEHSNKDKGQRNSCGCIPSKDIGQYNTCMHQCTYCYANHFSKTVENNYQSHLKSIDSPTINGSNSWERYFLNEKTEQLSFDRF from the coding sequence ATGTCAAATAGCACTTGGCCAAAAAGCATAACTAAGGTTAGGATACGGGGTTCTGATAGAAGTGTTCCATCTATATCTCCTCCGATATTATCGGTAAGCAGATCGACTGATATTCCAGCATTCTATTCAGAATGGTTTATCGAACGGTTACACAAAGGTTACTCAGTCTGGCTCAACCCAATGAATCAGAAGCCTCAGGTTATCAACTTTGAAAATGCTAAATTCATTGTTTTTTGGACAAAAAATGCCTCTTCCATGCTGAAGCACTTATCAGACATTGACAATATGGATATCAGATATTATTTCCAATATGCGGTAAATAATTATGAGAGAGAAGGTTTCGAATCAAATCTCCCCCCACTATCTGAGAGAATTGCCTCATTTATCGAGTTATCAAAAGTTATTGGAAAAGAGAAAGTAATTTGGAGATTTGATCCCCTCATTCTATCAAATGATATTACTATTGATTCCTTACTTGAAAACGTAAAAACAGTCGGTGATGCTCTCCATCAATACACAGAAAAACTTGTAATAAGCTTTGTTGATATCAACCCCTATACAAGAGTAAGAAATAATTTGAATAATGCTAATTATGAAGATGTTCGTGAATTTACCGAGAATGAGATGAGGATGTTCAGTGAAAAGCTTGCTCAGATGAATGAAGAATGGGGATTACAGATTTCGACTTGTGGTGAAATTATCGATTTATCTGATTTTGACATCATGCATAACAGATGCATTGATCCTGAGTTGATAAGAAGAATATGTTCCGACATGCCCGCCTTTCTTACTTATATCAATGAGCATTCAAATAAGGACAAAGGTCAGCGTAATTCCTGTGGTTGTATTCCAAGTAAAGATATTGGTCAATATAATACTTGCATGCATCAATGTACATATTGCTATGCAAATCATTTCTCTAAAACTGTGGAAAATAACTACCAAAGCCATCTCAAGTCCATTGACTCTCCCACAATAAACGGATCTAACAGTTGGGAAAGATACTTCCTCAATGAGAAAACAGAACAGTTATCTTTCGACAGGTTTTAA
- a CDS encoding YkgJ family cysteine cluster protein — protein sequence MLREGATIAGKCCRCGSCCSHMRDVHRVIEERGNNTFVVHNHYTGDAEEVRVDPDKIALFEDESSIEGLPNACPFLRFDAKAGKAWCTVHLTRPDLCREYCCRLLVLDAQGKLAGRVTYQTALIPDTDELGRLWEEVQPTLNGLSGTEWDDAFIEILTAAGYRVRR from the coding sequence GTGCTCAGGGAGGGGGCCACCATCGCCGGTAAGTGCTGCCGGTGCGGCAGCTGTTGCAGCCACATGCGGGACGTCCACAGGGTTATCGAAGAGCGTGGCAACAACACGTTTGTCGTGCACAACCACTACACCGGGGATGCAGAAGAGGTGCGGGTCGATCCGGACAAGATCGCCCTCTTCGAGGATGAGAGCAGCATCGAGGGACTGCCGAACGCATGCCCCTTTCTGAGATTCGATGCAAAGGCCGGAAAGGCATGGTGTACGGTCCACCTGACACGCCCCGACCTCTGCCGCGAATACTGCTGCCGCCTGCTCGTCCTTGATGCACAGGGGAAGCTGGCGGGACGTGTGACGTATCAGACAGCGCTGATTCCGGACACTGACGAGCTCGGCCGGCTCTGGGAGGAGGTGCAACCGACGTTGAACGGGCTCTCCGGCACGGAATGGGACGACGCCTTCATCGAGATCCTCACGGCAGCCGGATACAGGGTTCGCCGGTAG
- a CDS encoding alpha/beta hydrolase family protein, whose amino-acid sequence MIILSIAIFSVVSAGCTATGQQSPASPLPTAVAAPAPDCPALVFTDREFAFELQRTLGASYSGEADIGECLATASRIKEGDFESWYSEWNKTADNFRTAGDGSLAAGHRVTAMEAYYRAATYYRTAEFFLHGNPADPRIVETWGKSRESFRDALSLDVVPYEIVAIPYENTTLPGYFYMVDDSGTSRPLLIVQTGFDGCQEELHPYAIEGIKRGYNVLTFEGPGQGEVIRVQNIPFRHDWENVIGPVVDYAVSRPDVDEDRVALWGISLGGYLAPRGAAYEPRITALIADGGTYDVGQTLLANLQNGGGASANMTKIELQEWLQTDPVEFNDAIRDAMARDTGTRWLNENGMFVFDAGSPAQFWAKWMDFSLVGVAEEIRCPTLVGAGAADHFDPDGVQAKALYDHLTCERELMVFSDDYGAGSHCQLGAFAQSFAARFDWLDDQMGMSK is encoded by the coding sequence ATGATCATTCTTTCCATCGCAATTTTTTCTGTCGTTTCTGCAGGCTGTACCGCGACCGGTCAGCAATCGCCGGCATCACCTCTCCCCACTGCGGTTGCCGCACCTGCCCCTGACTGCCCGGCGCTCGTATTTACGGATCGTGAATTTGCTTTCGAGCTCCAGCGGACACTTGGCGCCTCGTATTCGGGCGAGGCCGATATCGGCGAGTGCCTTGCCACTGCGTCCAGGATAAAGGAAGGAGACTTCGAAAGTTGGTACAGCGAATGGAACAAGACCGCGGACAACTTCAGGACAGCGGGCGACGGGAGTCTCGCAGCCGGGCACAGGGTTACCGCAATGGAAGCATACTACCGGGCCGCAACGTATTACCGCACGGCCGAGTTCTTCCTGCATGGTAACCCCGCCGATCCCCGCATCGTAGAGACATGGGGAAAGAGCCGGGAATCATTTCGCGATGCGCTCTCACTCGACGTCGTTCCTTACGAGATCGTCGCCATCCCGTACGAGAATACGACGCTGCCGGGTTACTTCTATATGGTCGATGACTCCGGTACGTCCCGGCCGCTGCTCATCGTCCAGACCGGCTTTGACGGCTGCCAGGAGGAACTCCATCCGTATGCAATTGAGGGGATCAAACGCGGATATAACGTCCTGACATTCGAGGGGCCGGGCCAGGGCGAAGTGATACGGGTCCAGAACATCCCGTTCCGCCACGATTGGGAGAACGTGATCGGACCGGTCGTGGACTATGCGGTGAGCCGGCCCGACGTCGACGAAGACCGGGTTGCACTCTGGGGGATCTCGCTCGGAGGCTACCTCGCCCCCCGCGGTGCCGCATACGAGCCCCGGATCACGGCGCTAATCGCGGACGGAGGTACCTACGACGTCGGACAGACTCTCCTCGCGAACCTGCAGAACGGCGGGGGAGCGTCCGCGAACATGACAAAAATTGAGCTGCAGGAGTGGCTGCAGACGGATCCGGTTGAGTTCAACGACGCCATCCGCGATGCCATGGCACGCGATACCGGCACCCGCTGGCTGAACGAGAACGGGATGTTCGTCTTCGATGCCGGCTCGCCGGCACAGTTCTGGGCGAAATGGATGGATTTCTCACTCGTCGGAGTTGCCGAAGAGATTCGGTGCCCCACGCTGGTCGGTGCCGGTGCGGCCGATCACTTCGACCCGGATGGGGTGCAGGCAAAGGCACTCTACGACCACCTCACCTGCGAGCGTGAACTTATGGTCTTCTCCGACGATTACGGTGCCGGGTCGCACTGTCAGCTCGGGGCGTTCGCGCAATCGTTTGCCGCCAGGTTCGACTGGCTCGACGATCAGATGGGAATGAGCAAATAA
- a CDS encoding STAS domain-containing protein, whose amino-acid sequence MDLQTERRDGILTFVIRGRLDGYGAGQVTDAVQASLQDDDRSVVFDLAGLSYLSSAGIRVLLAVKKQLKERNGILALAGIQEYPKNVLDMAGVTPIFSLYPGVEEAVAACRRPQDSLSVINELARTPVVRNGVAYTVERVSTKQSSLRVTGSLDKVLHARLTEGDIRAIPFSALRYSLGLGALGGSVADALPLLGEMITLHGSMVWLPTDGNETPDFFTPVKETGELYVYSGYNVALEGPFHEIVTVDAGDDGSVTLSELYSTIFDVAREQRRDFSGIVALAIWAVVDGVCSTGVKKSPIAASAPANGLPINAEENVREWFAEDDEPKYRGDTMVGFGFGIDRSACGDERIAALVDPGHTGGEPVQLHNHGVVFRGVPWDATLDLSRQIEKIVTEGEFVDMRHLKESTRIRRAKLGVAYISGIDVDA is encoded by the coding sequence ATGGATCTGCAGACCGAGAGAAGAGACGGGATTCTGACATTCGTTATACGCGGAAGGCTTGACGGCTACGGCGCGGGACAGGTAACGGACGCCGTACAGGCGTCTCTGCAGGACGACGACCGGTCGGTCGTCTTCGACCTTGCAGGGTTGAGTTACCTGAGCAGCGCAGGCATCAGGGTTCTCCTCGCCGTAAAAAAACAATTAAAAGAACGCAACGGCATCCTGGCCCTTGCCGGGATCCAGGAGTACCCGAAGAACGTTCTCGACATGGCCGGGGTGACACCGATATTCTCCCTCTATCCAGGGGTCGAGGAGGCCGTCGCCGCCTGCAGGAGGCCGCAGGACAGCCTTTCGGTCATCAACGAGCTTGCCCGGACCCCGGTCGTCAGGAACGGCGTTGCCTATACCGTCGAGCGGGTTTCCACAAAGCAATCGTCGCTCCGGGTCACCGGCAGCCTGGATAAGGTATTGCACGCCCGCCTGACCGAGGGGGACATCCGTGCGATACCTTTCTCGGCTCTCCGGTATTCGCTCGGCCTCGGCGCGCTCGGGGGGAGCGTGGCGGACGCCCTCCCGCTCCTCGGGGAGATGATCACGCTGCACGGCTCGATGGTCTGGCTGCCGACGGACGGGAACGAGACGCCGGACTTCTTCACGCCGGTGAAGGAGACCGGAGAACTCTACGTCTACTCCGGGTACAACGTCGCGCTTGAGGGACCGTTTCACGAGATCGTCACCGTCGATGCCGGAGACGACGGCAGCGTCACGCTCTCCGAATTATACAGTACAATCTTCGACGTTGCCCGGGAGCAGAGGCGCGACTTCTCCGGCATCGTCGCTCTTGCCATCTGGGCCGTCGTCGACGGGGTCTGCAGCACCGGGGTGAAAAAGTCCCCCATCGCCGCGTCCGCCCCGGCAAACGGCCTTCCCATCAACGCGGAAGAGAACGTCCGGGAATGGTTCGCAGAGGACGACGAGCCGAAGTACCGCGGCGACACGATGGTCGGCTTCGGGTTCGGGATCGACCGTTCCGCCTGCGGCGACGAGCGCATCGCAGCCCTCGTCGACCCGGGCCATACGGGAGGGGAGCCGGTGCAGCTCCACAACCACGGCGTCGTCTTCCGGGGGGTGCCGTGGGATGCAACCCTCGATCTCTCCCGGCAGATCGAGAAGATCGTGACCGAGGGCGAGTTCGTCGATATGCGCCATCTCAAGGAGAGCACCCGGATAAGGCGGGCGAAACTGGGCGTGGCGTATATTTCCGGAATTGACGTGGACGCATAG